In Deltaproteobacteria bacterium, the DNA window GCGTTCGCCGCGCGCGGGCTCCCGCGCGTCGAGCGCGCGGAGGCGGCTGCTCAGCCCGGCGCCTGGCTGGCAGGCGCGCAGACCGTCGCGCGCACGCCGGCGCTGCGCGTGCCTGTGGGCCTGACCACCGCGATCGGCGTGTTCTTCATGGGACCGTTCATCGTGGGCTTCCCGATCATCGTGCGCGACTTCTACCAAGGCGGTGCCGCCGAGCTCGGCTGGATCCTCGCGACCTTCCCGCTCGGCACGATCCTCGGCTCGCTGGCGATTCGCCTGCGCGGCGGCATCGCGCGCAAGGGCCGCGCGATGCTGCTCGCGATGACGAACGGCGCGCTCAACCTCGCGCTGCTCTCGGTCGGGCTGCCGTACTGGGGATTCCTGCTGTGCGCGCTCGCCTGGGGCACCGGCGGCGCCGTCTTCATCAATTCGAGCCGCGCGCTCGTGCAGCAGACCGCGCAGCCCGACCAGCGAGGACGGGTGCTCGCCGTCTACCAGCTCGGATTCGTCGGCAGCGGCCCGCTCGGCATGGCGCTCACCGGCTTTCTCGTCGACGCGTTCGATCCGCTCACCGCACTGCGCATCTGTGCGGCGTGCATGGCGGTCGTGATCGCGTGCGTCGCGACGCTGTCGAGCGCGCGAAAGCTCTGACGCCGACGTTTGGGGCCCGGCACGGACCCTCTGACGCGCCGCGCGTCAGGCTTTGCTCCGGAAGTCGAAGAGGATTTTCACCGCGCCGCTCTCGCCTTGCGCGTGCGCCGCGGCGAAAGCCTCGCGGTACTGCGCGAGGCGGAAGCGGTGCGTGAGGAGCGGCGTCACGTCGAGGCCGCGCTGCACGAGCTCGAAGTACCACCGCATCGCGTGCTGGCGGCGTCCGCCGATCGTCTCGAAGCCGAACGCGTTCGAGCCGACCAGCGCGAGCTCCTTGAAGTAGAGCGGCGTCCACTCGAAGCGACGCGGCGTCTCGACGCCCGTGACCGAGATGCGCCCGCGGCTGCGCGTGACGCGCACGCCCACCTCGAGCGTGGCCGGCAAGCCGACCGTGTCGTACACGACGTCCACGCCCCCTAACAACATGGGCAGGCCGCGCCACGGCGCCACTTCCTCGGCGGCCGTCTCCGCCGCGATCGCCGCGACGATCTCGTGTGCCGGATCGTGCGCGAGCACGCGCACGGCGCCGAGCTTCTCCGCGAGCGCGCGCTGATGCGCGAAGCGCGCGACCGCGAGCACGCGCACGCTGGGATGCAGCGCGCGCAGCGCCGCGATCGCGCACAGCCCGAGCGTCCCGCAGCCGTAGACGAGCGCAGTGCCGCCGACCGGCGGTGGGCTGTGCAGAATCGAGTGCAGCGAGACGGAGAACGGATCCGCGAGCACGGCCTGCTCGTCACTCACCGAGTCCGGCACGGCGATGCACTGAGAGGCGTGCGCGGGCACGAGCGGGGCAAAGCCACCCGTGGCCGCGCGCGAGTTGCCGTGATGAATGCCCGGCGGCAGCGCACCCTGGCGAAACGACGTGCACTGCGCGAGCTCACCGCGCTCGCACCACGCGCAGAGCGGGAGCCCGCGCGTCGCGCAGGAGAGCCACGGGTTCAGCACCACGCGCGTGCCGGGCGCGATCTCCGCGCGAGGTCCGGCGCGCTCGACCGTGGCGACGACCTCGTGCCCTAACACCTGGGGGAACGAGATCATGCCCGTCATCGGGTTGTCGAAAGCCCCGTTCAGGAACACCTGCTTCGCATCGCTGCCGCAGATGCCCGTGAGCCGCGTGCGCAGCACCACCCAGTCGTCCGCCAGCGGCTGCGGCTCCGCGATCTCGCGCAAGCGAAGCGGAGCGAGCGGCCCGGTGAAGGCGCGAGGCGTGAGCGCCGCGAGCAGCTTCGTCGCGAGGATGCGCGGCAGCGCGTTCTCGAACACGAGGGCCTGCATGCGCGGAGCTTACGCCGCTCGCGCGCGGCGGCCGAAAAGACGAGAGGCGGGAGCCCGTGAGGGCCCCCGCCTCTGTCGGGTCGCGATCGGACTAGATCTCGATCCCGAACTCGACTCCGAGGTATCGCGGCGCGCCCCAGTTCTGGAAGCCGCCGGCCCCGAGGAAGAGGATCAGGTCGATGTACTTCTCGTTTGCCAGGTTCTTCCCGACGAACGCGGCTCGGACCTCTCGCTCACCCCAATTCCACGTGTAGGCGAGGTTGGTCTCGAACATGTCGTACTTCGACTGGAAGAGCGGCGTCCCTCCGAACGCTCCGAGCACGTACTCGTCGGTCCGCTTCCAGCGCACGTCCGCCGATGCGCGGCCCGGGCCGAGGTCCAGCCCGTACGACAAGCCGAGCGTCCACGCGAACTTCGGTTGCCGGAACAGCTCGAAGCCCGACCGGCTGCACGGCTGCGGTCCCGCCGGGAAGCACGCCACGTCGATGGGCGGTCCGGGCGGCCGCGGGAAGTTCTGGTTGGTCGGGTCGGGAAGATCCTGCGGGTTCTGGAGCGAGTCGAGCAGCTCGCCCGCCTGATAACCGAACGTGAAGTAGGTGCGCAGGTCCTCCGTGATGTTGAACGAGGTCTCCAGCTCTGCGCCGTACAGCTCGGTGGTGCCGTGGTTGAGGATCAACGTGTTGGTGCCCGGCGGAGTCGGGATCGTGATGATCGAGCTGAACTGCGCTCCTTCCAGCTTGGTGAAGAAGCCGGCCACGTTGAACGTGAAGCGCCCGTCGAACAGCTCCGACTTGAAGCCGAGCTCGTGCGCCGTCGTGTCCTCGGGGTCGAACGGCGCGCGCAAGGGATCCGTCGCTCGCATGCTGAAACCACCGCTGCGGAAGCCCTCGGCGTAGCGGTAGTAGACCTGCATCGGCGTGTCGGAGGACAACAGCTCACCGACGTCGACGCGGGTGCTGGCTTCGAACACCACGTCGTCCCAGCTGTCGGACACGTCCGGCACGGTGATGAACGGCGAGCCTTCGGTCCCGGTGATGTCCGGGGCGAGCGGCGCGAAGCGCGAGCGGAAGTCCTTCTTCTCCTTGATCCAGCGCAGACCCGCGCTGACGTTCCACCACTCGAACACGTCGAAGCCGAGCGAGCCGAACACTCCGTAGGACTTCGTGTCCTGGCCCGAGGTCTGCACCGTGTAAGTGGGAGGGAACACGCAGATCTGGGTGCCCGGCACGGCGAGGCTTTCCGGGCCGTTCCGCCAGGTCGGCACGATCGCGGGGCAGAGGCCCGCCGCACCGAGGAACGGAAGGCCGACGCCGACCTGCAAGATGATCTCGCTCTTCTGCTGGAAGTCGATGTCTTCGTCGGTGAAGTAGAAGCCGGCCGCGTACTGGAGGCGGCCATCCATCAAGTCGCCCGCGAAGCGCAGCTCTTGCGAGAACACGTCGAAGAACTGATGACGCCGGGTGTGCAGGCGCGCGAAAGGCTCGTTCGGGTCGCTCAGGAGCGGATTCGCGGCGTTGAAGAAGCCGCCATCGAAGTCCTGAAGCACGAGGTCTCGGCTGTTCCAGTACGCCGAAATCGAGGTAAACGTGCCGAAGTCGGTCTCCCAGTTGATCTCGAGCGCCGGGAGCGAGAGGTCATAGAACTGCGCTTCCTTCGGGCTGCGGTCCGACCGATTGATCCACGGATTGTCGCCGTCGGAAAGTGCGTCCTGCGGCGGAATGTCCCCGCGGTCGCGAATCCAGTCGTAGGACAGCGTTGCGGAGAAGTCCTCCGTCGGCTGGAACAGCAGCTTGAGCGCGACTGCGGTGTAGTCGAGACCACCGCGATCCTCGCCCGTAAAGCTGTTCCTCCAGAAGCCGTCCGACTTCTTGTAGGTGACGCCTCCGCGTAGAGCGAGCGTCTCTTCGTTGAGCGGCACGTTGACCACGCCCTGGACGCCGTACTGATTCCCGTCGCCCTCACCGTCGTAGTTGCCGTAGTTCGCGGCGAAGCGAGCCTCGTACTCGCCGAGCTTCGGCTGGCCGCGCCGGATCACGATCGTGCCGGCGGAGGTGTTGCGGCCGAAGAGCACGGCCTGGGGGCCGCGATTCACGGTGATCTGCTCGATGTCGAACGTGTCGACGAGCTGACCGGTGTTCGACGGAAGGAAGACGCCATCGACCACAACGCCCACGTTCGAGGTTTGCGTCTTCTCGATGTCGGCGTAGCCGAGGCCGCGGATGTAGATCGCGCCCGCGGAGGGGCCCGCGATGTTGTTTCCGATGAACACGTTCGGGGCGAGCTGGTCGAAGTCGCGCAGCGTCGACGGCGCGATCGCCTTGATCGCTTCGCTGCCGAACGCGCTGACCGAGATCGGCACTTCCTGGATCGACTCCTCGCGCAGGCGCGAGGTCACGACGATCTCTTCGACTCCCTCTTGCTGAGGCGCCGGCGCCGCCTGCTCGGGTGCTGCCGGCGGCGCTGTTTCCTGAGCCGCTGCCGGGAGAGTGAGGCTCATCGCAATGCATGCGCCGAGGCATCGGAACTGTCGTCGTACCACGAGGTCCCCCAATTGTTAGGCCCAGCCCGAGCGACCCTCCGCGGACCGCTCGCGCATCCAGGACTTTGCCGCCGACGCGGCTCACCCCGACTGGGCTGTCGCCGACACTACCACCGAGCCGGTACGATTTGAACACGTTTTCCGCGGAAGAGTCGCGGTGTTGGGGACCGGGTTGCGAGACGCCGAGTCGCCCGCGTATCG includes these proteins:
- a CDS encoding TonB-dependent receptor, with protein sequence MSLTLPAAAQETAPPAAPEQAAPAPQQEGVEEIVVTSRLREESIQEVPISVSAFGSEAIKAIAPSTLRDFDQLAPNVFIGNNIAGPSAGAIYIRGLGYADIEKTQTSNVGVVVDGVFLPSNTGQLVDTFDIEQITVNRGPQAVLFGRNTSAGTIVIRRGQPKLGEYEARFAANYGNYDGEGDGNQYGVQGVVNVPLNEETLALRGGVTYKKSDGFWRNSFTGEDRGGLDYTAVALKLLFQPTEDFSATLSYDWIRDRGDIPPQDALSDGDNPWINRSDRSPKEAQFYDLSLPALEINWETDFGTFTSISAYWNSRDLVLQDFDGGFFNAANPLLSDPNEPFARLHTRRHQFFDVFSQELRFAGDLMDGRLQYAAGFYFTDEDIDFQQKSEIILQVGVGLPFLGAAGLCPAIVPTWRNGPESLAVPGTQICVFPPTYTVQTSGQDTKSYGVFGSLGFDVFEWWNVSAGLRWIKEKKDFRSRFAPLAPDITGTEGSPFITVPDVSDSWDDVVFEASTRVDVGELLSSDTPMQVYYRYAEGFRSGGFSMRATDPLRAPFDPEDTTAHELGFKSELFDGRFTFNVAGFFTKLEGAQFSSIITIPTPPGTNTLILNHGTTELYGAELETSFNITEDLRTYFTFGYQAGELLDSLQNPQDLPDPTNQNFPRPPGPPIDVACFPAGPQPCSRSGFELFRQPKFAWTLGLSYGLDLGPGRASADVRWKRTDEYVLGAFGGTPLFQSKYDMFETNLAYTWNWGEREVRAAFVGKNLANEKYIDLILFLGAGGFQNWGAPRYLGVEFGIEI
- a CDS encoding MFS transporter: AFAARGLPRVERAEAAAQPGAWLAGAQTVARTPALRVPVGLTTAIGVFFMGPFIVGFPIIVRDFYQGGAAELGWILATFPLGTILGSLAIRLRGGIARKGRAMLLAMTNGALNLALLSVGLPYWGFLLCALAWGTGGAVFINSSRALVQQTAQPDQRGRVLAVYQLGFVGSGPLGMALTGFLVDAFDPLTALRICAACMAVVIACVATLSSARKL
- a CDS encoding zinc-binding dehydrogenase encodes the protein MQALVFENALPRILATKLLAALTPRAFTGPLAPLRLREIAEPQPLADDWVVLRTRLTGICGSDAKQVFLNGAFDNPMTGMISFPQVLGHEVVATVERAGPRAEIAPGTRVVLNPWLSCATRGLPLCAWCERGELAQCTSFRQGALPPGIHHGNSRAATGGFAPLVPAHASQCIAVPDSVSDEQAVLADPFSVSLHSILHSPPPVGGTALVYGCGTLGLCAIAALRALHPSVRVLAVARFAHQRALAEKLGAVRVLAHDPAHEIVAAIAAETAAEEVAPWRGLPMLLGGVDVVYDTVGLPATLEVGVRVTRSRGRISVTGVETPRRFEWTPLYFKELALVGSNAFGFETIGGRRQHAMRWYFELVQRGLDVTPLLTHRFRLAQYREAFAAAHAQGESGAVKILFDFRSKA